In Achromobacter spanius, the following proteins share a genomic window:
- a CDS encoding ATP phosphoribosyltransferase regulatory subunit, with the protein MGNWLLPESLADVLPAEARRIEELRRELLDLYRTYGFELVAPPLVEYIDSLLSGTGSDLDLRTCKLVDQLTGRTLGVRADMTPQVTRIDAHLLNRAGVTRLCYCGNVLHARPADLLSSRELLQIGAEIYGHAGFEADLEIIQLVLETVAIAGVRNPRLDLCHPGVVRAIVESDPAAVALAEDVIRLLRDKDVPGLAELASRAPGMREETLKALTLLPNLYGGPEVLKNARRELPLLPGVAAALDALQALVDAMPNVAFGVDLADVGGYGYHSGVKFALYAEGWHDALVSGGRYDDVSRAFGRARPATGFSLDLRKLAAGLPPAERARAVRAPWGQAPALTEAVRRLRRSGEIVVQVLPGHEQDQDEFVCDRELALQDGAWTVRTL; encoded by the coding sequence ATGGGTAACTGGTTGCTGCCCGAGAGCCTTGCCGACGTACTTCCGGCAGAGGCCCGGCGCATCGAGGAATTGCGCCGCGAACTTCTCGATTTGTACCGTACTTACGGCTTCGAGCTGGTCGCGCCGCCCCTGGTCGAATACATCGATTCATTGCTGTCCGGCACCGGTAGCGATCTGGATCTGCGCACTTGCAAGCTGGTTGATCAGCTTACCGGGCGCACTCTGGGTGTGCGGGCCGACATGACTCCTCAGGTCACGCGCATTGATGCGCACTTGTTGAACCGTGCCGGCGTAACCCGCCTGTGCTATTGCGGCAACGTGTTGCACGCTCGTCCGGCTGATCTGCTATCCAGCCGCGAGCTGTTGCAGATTGGCGCCGAGATCTATGGTCATGCGGGTTTTGAAGCCGATCTGGAAATCATCCAGCTTGTGCTGGAAACCGTGGCGATTGCCGGGGTGCGCAACCCCCGTCTGGACTTGTGCCATCCGGGTGTGGTTCGCGCCATCGTTGAGTCGGACCCGGCTGCCGTGGCGTTGGCGGAAGACGTTATCCGTTTGCTGCGCGATAAAGACGTGCCGGGGTTGGCTGAGCTGGCGTCGCGCGCACCAGGTATGCGGGAAGAGACGCTTAAGGCGTTGACCTTGCTGCCGAATCTGTACGGTGGCCCTGAAGTGCTGAAAAATGCACGTCGTGAATTGCCGTTGTTGCCGGGGGTGGCGGCGGCGTTGGACGCGCTTCAAGCACTGGTGGACGCGATGCCCAATGTGGCGTTCGGTGTCGATCTGGCTGACGTGGGTGGGTATGGCTACCACTCCGGCGTGAAGTTCGCGCTGTATGCGGAAGGCTGGCACGACGCACTGGTCAGTGGCGGCCGCTACGACGACGTCAGTCGTGCCTTCGGTCGGGCTCGTCCGGCAACTGGTTTCAGTCTGGATTTACGCAAACTGGCGGCGGGTTTGCCGCCAGCGGAACGGGCGCGTGCGGTTCGCGCGCCTTGGGGGCAAGCCCCCGCCTTGACCGAGGCGGTTCGCCGTCTGCGCCGGTCAGGGGAAATTGTCGTTCAGGTATTGCCCGGTCACGAGCAGGATCAGGACGAATTCGTTTGCGATCGCGAGCTGGCGCTGCAAGATGGCGCCTGGACGGTCAGAACGCTGTGA
- a CDS encoding adenylosuccinate synthase — MSKNVVVIGTQWGDEGKGKIVDWLAESVQGVVRFQGGHNAGHTLWINGKKTILRLIPSGIMHPGVTCFIGNGVVLSPEALLKEIEELEAAGLDVRSRLQISEICPLILPYHVAIDKAREARKGEGKIGTTGRGIGPAYEDKVARRALRVQDLFNPSLFDEKLAEVLDYHNFVLTKYLGAEAVSADEVRDQAMALAPAIAPMVKDVSSNLYAMQQEGKRILFEGAQGALLDVDHGTYPFVTSSNCVAGAASAGAGVGPQQLDYVLGITKAYTTRVGSGPFPTELVDEIGTRLATIGKEFGSVTGRPRRCGWFDGAALKRSVRLNGISGLCITKLDVLDGLETIQLGVGYRVNGEFRDVLPYGAHAVAQAQPVLEELPGWSESTVGITEYDKLPAAARRYLERVAEVCGVPIDLVSTGPDRNETIVLRHPLKG; from the coding sequence ATGAGCAAGAACGTAGTCGTAATCGGCACCCAATGGGGTGACGAGGGCAAGGGCAAGATCGTCGACTGGCTGGCGGAATCCGTCCAGGGCGTGGTTCGCTTTCAGGGCGGTCACAACGCCGGCCATACGCTGTGGATCAACGGCAAGAAGACGATTCTGCGCCTGATCCCGTCGGGCATCATGCATCCTGGTGTCACCTGCTTTATTGGCAATGGCGTCGTGCTGTCCCCGGAAGCTCTGCTCAAGGAAATCGAAGAGCTGGAAGCTGCGGGTCTGGACGTGCGTTCGCGCCTGCAGATTTCCGAAATCTGCCCGCTGATCCTGCCTTATCACGTGGCCATCGACAAGGCGCGCGAAGCGCGCAAGGGCGAAGGCAAGATCGGCACGACCGGTCGTGGCATCGGGCCGGCGTACGAAGACAAGGTCGCTCGTCGCGCACTGCGCGTGCAGGACCTGTTCAATCCGTCGCTGTTTGACGAGAAGCTCGCCGAAGTGCTGGATTACCACAACTTCGTGCTGACCAAGTACTTGGGTGCCGAGGCAGTGTCGGCCGACGAGGTACGCGATCAGGCCATGGCGTTGGCTCCAGCCATTGCGCCGATGGTCAAGGACGTGTCGAGCAACCTGTATGCAATGCAGCAGGAAGGCAAGCGCATTCTTTTCGAAGGTGCGCAGGGCGCCTTGCTGGACGTCGACCATGGCACGTACCCCTTTGTCACCAGCAGCAATTGCGTGGCTGGTGCCGCGTCCGCGGGTGCTGGCGTAGGCCCGCAGCAGTTGGATTACGTGCTGGGTATCACCAAGGCGTACACCACCCGCGTCGGTTCGGGCCCGTTCCCCACGGAATTGGTTGACGAGATCGGCACCCGCCTGGCCACCATCGGCAAGGAATTCGGTTCGGTCACGGGCCGTCCGCGTCGCTGCGGCTGGTTTGACGGCGCCGCACTTAAGCGTTCGGTCCGTCTGAACGGCATTTCCGGCCTGTGCATCACCAAGCTGGACGTGCTGGACGGTCTGGAAACGATTCAACTTGGCGTCGGCTACCGCGTGAACGGCGAATTCCGCGACGTGCTGCCTTACGGCGCGCACGCCGTTGCGCAAGCGCAACCGGTTCTGGAAGAACTGCCGGGTTGGTCGGAATCCACCGTCGGCATCACCGAGTACGACAAGCTGCCCGCCGCGGCCCGTCGTTACCTGGAGCGCGTTGCCGAAGTTTGCGGTGTGCCGATCGACCTGGTGTCGACGGGTCCTGACCGCAACGAAACCATTGTCCTGCGTCATCCCCTGAAGGGCTGA
- a CDS encoding phosphoribosyltransferase, whose amino-acid sequence MSTPTNDESHLWVTWDDYNRLIERLTLQVHQSGWKFDKILCLARGGMRVGDVMSRIFDVPLGILATSSYREAAGTKQGDMDIAQFITITRGTLSGRVLLVDDMVDTGKTFNKVYDHLKRQFADITELRSAVLWWKGHSQATPDYYVEKLPTNPWIHQPFEDYDSLRPHQLEAWIRKGHTS is encoded by the coding sequence ATGAGCACGCCGACCAATGATGAAAGCCATCTGTGGGTGACGTGGGACGATTACAACCGGTTGATCGAGCGCCTTACCTTGCAGGTGCACCAGTCGGGATGGAAGTTCGACAAGATTCTGTGTCTGGCGCGCGGCGGTATGCGCGTCGGCGATGTTATGTCCCGTATTTTTGACGTGCCGTTGGGCATCCTGGCGACCAGCAGCTATCGCGAGGCCGCCGGCACAAAGCAAGGCGACATGGATATCGCCCAGTTCATCACCATCACGCGCGGCACCTTGTCCGGGCGCGTGTTGCTGGTTGACGACATGGTCGATACCGGTAAGACCTTTAACAAGGTCTATGACCACCTGAAGCGCCAGTTCGCGGACATTACCGAGCTGCGCAGCGCGGTATTGTGGTGGAAGGGCCATTCCCAGGCCACGCCCGACTATTACGTCGAAAAGCTGCCGACGAATCCGTGGATTCACCAGCCGTTCGAAGATTACGACAGCCTGCGTCCGCATCAGTTGGAAGCCTGGATCCGCAAAGGTCACACGAGCTGA
- the rpsU gene encoding 30S ribosomal protein S21, with protein sequence MPIVRLKENEPFEAALRRFKRTIEKTGLLTELRSREFYEKPTAERKRKHAAAVKRHYKRIRSQQLPPRLY encoded by the coding sequence ATGCCTATCGTTCGACTGAAGGAAAACGAACCGTTTGAAGCCGCTCTGCGCCGCTTCAAGCGCACCATCGAAAAGACCGGTTTGCTCACCGAGCTGCGTTCGCGCGAGTTCTATGAGAAGCCCACGGCTGAGCGCAAGCGCAAGCACGCCGCCGCCGTGAAGCGCCACTACAAGCGCATCCGTAGCCAACAACTGCCCCCGCGCCTGTATTGA